In one Arenibacter antarcticus genomic region, the following are encoded:
- the cysS gene encoding cysteine--tRNA ligase, which produces MQLYQTQKLKIYNSLSGKKEDFIPINEGHLGMYVCGPTVYSNVHLGNCRTFMSFDMIFRYFKHLGYKVRYVRNITDAGHLENDGEEGEDKIAKKARLEQLEPMEVVQRYTLDFHNILNKFNFLPPSIEPTATGHIIEQIEIIKAIIDKGFAYAINGSVYFDVEKFNKTNEYGKLSGRKLEDMIANTRELTAQDEKKSPQDFALWKKAETQHIMRWPSPWGDGFPGWHLECTAMSTKYLGETFDIHGGGMDLKFPHHECEIAQAEAWNGQAPVNYWLHANMLTLNGKKMAKSTGNNILPNEMFSGENPLLSKPYAPPVVRFFMMQAHYTSILDLSDDALLASEKGYHRLMEGINNLEKLETGTSSSFDVSAWVQKGYDAMNDDFNTPILIANLFEAVKYINLIKEGKESISATDKTVLTEALHSFVYDILGLENLNTAVLNSDKLSNVVGLLIQMRNEARANKDFATSDQIRDQLAEMGIQLKDGKDGTTFNLS; this is translated from the coding sequence ATGCAGTTGTACCAAACACAAAAATTAAAAATATACAATTCCCTTTCTGGAAAAAAAGAAGATTTCATACCTATAAATGAAGGACATTTAGGAATGTATGTCTGTGGCCCTACTGTTTACAGCAATGTACACTTGGGCAATTGCCGTACTTTTATGTCCTTTGACATGATCTTTAGGTATTTTAAACACCTTGGCTACAAAGTACGCTACGTACGGAATATCACCGATGCCGGGCATCTTGAAAACGACGGAGAGGAAGGTGAGGACAAGATTGCCAAAAAAGCACGTTTGGAACAATTGGAACCCATGGAGGTGGTACAACGATATACCTTGGATTTCCACAACATATTAAACAAGTTTAATTTTCTACCCCCTAGTATAGAGCCAACGGCAACCGGACATATTATTGAGCAGATTGAAATTATAAAAGCCATTATAGACAAGGGCTTTGCGTATGCCATAAATGGATCTGTATATTTTGATGTAGAAAAATTTAATAAGACCAACGAATACGGAAAGTTAAGCGGTAGAAAATTGGAGGACATGATCGCCAATACTAGGGAGCTTACCGCACAGGACGAGAAAAAGAGCCCACAGGATTTTGCTTTGTGGAAAAAGGCCGAGACCCAGCATATTATGCGATGGCCATCACCATGGGGCGACGGCTTTCCGGGCTGGCATTTAGAATGTACAGCAATGAGCACCAAGTATCTTGGCGAAACCTTTGACATACACGGCGGTGGAATGGACCTTAAATTTCCGCATCACGAGTGTGAGATCGCCCAAGCAGAAGCATGGAACGGACAGGCACCGGTAAATTACTGGTTGCATGCAAATATGCTGACTTTGAACGGAAAGAAGATGGCAAAATCTACTGGTAACAACATTTTACCCAATGAAATGTTTTCCGGAGAAAATCCCCTGCTCAGCAAACCATACGCGCCTCCAGTGGTGCGTTTCTTTATGATGCAGGCACATTATACCAGTATTTTGGACCTAAGCGATGATGCACTTTTAGCCTCGGAAAAGGGCTACCATAGATTAATGGAAGGCATTAATAACTTAGAAAAACTGGAAACAGGAACTAGCTCAAGTTTTGATGTGTCCGCATGGGTACAGAAGGGATATGATGCTATGAACGATGATTTTAATACCCCTATCCTAATAGCAAACCTCTTTGAGGCAGTTAAATACATCAATTTAATAAAGGAGGGAAAAGAAAGTATATCTGCAACAGACAAAACTGTTTTAACCGAGGCCTTGCACAGTTTTGTATATGATATCCTAGGTTTGGAGAATCTAAATACTGCTGTGTTGAATTCGGATAAACTATCCAATGTGGTAGGTCTTTTAATACAAATGAGAAACGAAGCGCGTGCCAATAAGGATTTTGCCACCTCGGATCAAATTAGAGATCAACTGGCAGAAATGGGCATTCAGCTGAAGGACGGGAAAGACGGCACCACCTTTAATCTATCTTAA